The genomic DNA GGACTCGATCAACCCTGTGGAGAAAATCGTTACTGATTCCTCGGGGAACCAGTATGGCTACGAGAAACTGCTGCTGGCCACAGGCGGTTCGCCAATCCAGCTGCCGGATTCACCGGACGGGGTCATCTACTTCCGCGATCTCGACGATTATCAAACATTGCGGAAACTTACCGAGCAAAAGGATGCATTTACGGTAATCGGTGGCGGATTTATCGGTTCTGAAATCGCTGCCGCCCTGCACATGCAGGATAAAGACGTAACGATCATTTTCCCGGAGGACGGCATTGGCGACCGGATCTTCCCCGAAGAACTCTCAAATCATTTGAATGAGTATTACGCTGAAAAAGGCGTTCGGGTGCGGACAGGTGAACTCGCTGATTCCATTCAGAAAAAGGATGAGGAGTACGTCATCCAGACCGACTCTGGTGATACGCTGACTACCGACGTGGTCGTGGCGGGACTCGGTATTCGTCCCAACACCGGACTGGCCGAATCCGCCGGACTCGATATCAATGATGGCATCCTGGTGGACAAAAATTGCCGGACGTCCCATCCGGATATCTTTGCTGCCGGCGATGTAGCCAGGTTCTTCAATTCTGCACTGGAAGAACAGATTCGTGTGGAGCATGAGGAAAACGCCAACATCCAGGGGATGATTGCCGGAGTGAATATGGCCGGTGCCGACCGGGAGTACGACTATCTCCCCTTCTTTTATTCCGATCTGTTTGACTATGGATACGAGGCAGTCGGACGCACTTCCAGCGAATTAGACATTGTAACCGACTGGGATGAAAAGTTCGATTCCGGCGTATTTTATTACCTTGATGAGAACAGGGTCAAAGGCATCCTGCTCTGGAATACCTGGGGACAGATTGAACATGCCAGAGAACTAATCGGATTTCACTCTCCGATTGCGGCAGAAGACCTGATGGGACGACTGCCGAAAGAAGGTAAATAAAGTGTTAAAGTGTTCAGGTATTCAAGTGTTCAAGTTGGGGGGATCTTAGCGTTCTTAATTCCGGTGGGACCCATTGGAGTGGCTCTTCAGGAAATTCATTTATATCAAAGAGGACGCCAACCGAACATACAGAGCAGCTATAAACGCCAATAACAACGATACCAACGTTCCAATCAGGAAATACTCGGCGAAATCCCGGTTCTTAAACTCACGATAGCGTGCGATAGATTTTACCGCGATAACGAACATTACGCCGGCGTAGTATCCGAAGACCAGGAGAAAGTAAATTAGCGTCCGTTCCAGGTATCCGATCAGCCGGCCCCGGTTGTATTCGTCTTCATCGGTCTGGTTATTTTGGTCCACCGGTTCGGCGCTGATACGTGCCAGTATGTCCCGGATCAACACCGTGCTCTCCCGCAGCGTAAAGAGAAATCCGGTGATGACCAGCAGTATGAATTTCAACATCTCTGGCGATCGAATTGCCGAGAGCAACGTAAGGTTTTCTCCAAAATCGACAAGCGCATCCGATAGCGGATTAGCGGAATTCGGACTGATCTCCACAAGATACCGGAGCAGTGACGGGAAGGCGATCAGCACAAGTAGCAAGCCCAAAAAGAAACTCGGCCGGGCGCCGTCTCTCATCCAGATCAGGTCATACATCAGGAGCAGTCCCCCAGCGAGGATAAGCATAAAAGTCTGCTCGAACCCGGGCAACGTGATGCCAAGGAAAATGTATATTCCCAGCCGAAACAGCGCGACAAATACGGGTGCTCCATATTCCGGAAACTGGTTCCGGCGGATAGCCAACCGGCCGAGGAAAAAGCCCAGTACCAGGTAGATCTCAATGAGCGTCATTTTGCTCTCCGATCAGCGTGTTCAGATAAAACTCTATCGTCTTCTCAGTCTTCAAAACAAGTGCTGTGTCCGGGTGCGAAAGGTTTTGTGAAATTGCCGGCTGGGAAATGCCTAAGCGCTTTTCCAAATCGGCCTGTTTATCCCCCAGGCGATGGTAGTGTAGAATGTTCAATCTGCGAAATTTCCACTGCCTGATTATCCGGTCTATCCAAGCGCAGTGTAGGTCAAGGATATCACTGGTTGCTATATCTCCCTGAAAGCAGAGGTGACGATCCTCCTGCTTTGCGTTTTCCAGTGCTTCCCGAGCGTTGTGGAAAGCGCTACCGTCCATCCCGATAGCGGATTGATTATTTATCGGGGTTTCGATATCCCCCAGTCCCAGCGCGAACCGCACCTCGATTGGCTCATCTCCTGCCCGGAGTTGTATCTGGGCTTGATGGATGATGGCAAAGAGTTGTGATGCGTTTGCGAGTACCCCCTGGAATTCATCTCCAAGCGTGACCGTCAGCGGCGAGAGGAATGCGCCGGAGTATTCACTATTTATTTCGTTAATCACCCCTTTAAAAAGATTCTGCGCACGACTTCTATTGGAGAGTTCTCTGGAATTAATAATGTCGCCAAGCAATACGAAATGGGACATAGGTACATCCTATATAAGTAATCAGTTTATATTAGTATAATAATAAGTATTTATCTTATATATGCAAGGGATTATTTGTTCCCTGCACATAAAGCTGGTTATGTACACTAAAAAAACGAGGTTTTTAAACAAAAAAATAAGAGGAGTAGCTATAATATCTAAATTATAACCACTCCTCTTATAAATGTGCCCTGTCAACCCCTGGAAGAATTTGGAGGCTGACCAGGGTTTTGGATCATATTTATTGTCGGTTTAGGCTTCCCGGAACTTGATGGTGCAGCCCAGCGCCTTGGTCTTCTTCTGGGGAACTTCTTTCCCGTTGACGACAGCTTCCAGCGCCGTCTTCAGATACTGCTCTTCCACTTCTTTGGGATTATGGGCGTTGTCATCGATAGTCCCGTGGTAGACCAGTTCACCAGAGGCATTGAATAAAAAGGCTTCCGGGGTCCGGGTCGCGTCAAAGGCTCTCGCCACGTCAGAGGTTTCGTCCATCACGTACGGGAAATCGTATCCCTTTTCATCCGCCCGTTTCTTCATGGCGGAAAAGCTGTCGGCTGGTTTCTGTTCGGGATCGTTGGAATTGATCAGGATTACTCCAACCCCTTTATCCTGGAAGGAATTCCCCATTTCTACGATCCGCTCTTCCCAAGCCTGTACCCAGGGACAGGAATTACACGAGAAAATAACCAGGGTTCCATTTTCGCCGGCGACATCACTAATTGAGACCGCCTCTCCGACGGCATTCTTCATTTCCACGTCCGTCTTCGGCGCTTTTTCACCAATATCGAGCGCCAGCACCGGTGCGGCAATGGCGATAGCCACAACAGCAATGACAAACGCAAAAAGTGTCGATTGTATTTTTTTCATACTATCCTCCGTTATTTCGTTTACAGTGCCTCATTGATTGCATTGACGAATTCGTCGTATGAAGCCTTCCCTTGCCAGAACTGCTGCAAGTTTCCGTTTTCATCATAGATAAAGGTGGCAGGGAGCGCCCCTGTCCATTCTGAACTCAATGCGTTGATAAACGGCATATCTTTGCCGGTCTTAAAATATGTAGTAAAACCGACTCCGTGTTCTGCAAGGAATTGCTTCGCCTGGAGTTTTTGATCGGGAAAATCCCCAGAAACTAACATAAGACTCACTCCCTTGTCTTTCGTTTCCCTGTAGGCTTTCAGCATATCCGGGAATTCCTCCCGGCACGGCTGGCACCAGGTGGCCCACACGTTCAGTACTGTCACCTTCGCCGGAGAGGACTGTATAATCTGCATCAGGGAATCGGCATTTACCGGGACCAGGCTAACATCTTCTGGCTGGACGGTTCCCACGGTCTGTTTGGTTTGGTTCTCCTGTGTCCCTCCGGAATCGGCACAGCTATAAATACCGGTTATCAACAAACAGCTGATTGTTATTATTGAGAGTGATTTAGTCATCTTTTTAAATATAGCAACATATTCAAATATATCAATCTATGGCAATGTATTACGGGAGTAATTCAGATTGCGATCGAGAGCCGGAGATGCGTCCTAAATGAGAGAAGCCTTTTACAGAATATGCAGTACGTAATATTTCTTTATACCCCATGCCTTTTCAAAGTATTGAGGTAATTTCCTTCCCTGTGTAAACAAAATTATAAACCAAATCTGTAGACTTTTAGTATAAATATCCTGAGTGGATATAAATTCCGCCCCGGCCATCTCTGGGATGGAGTGATTTCGCCACGTCAAGCGTAGTGATGAAATTACGGTTTATTATCACGCTCAGACCGGCGCCAACGCCATGATGCAGATTATCTTCTTCAGACGAAAGCACCCTGCCCGTATCGTAAAATCCGTTGAGCGTAAAGGTGATATCGTAATCCAGTAACTGCCGATGGTAGAATTTGTACCGCGATTCCAGGTTGACCAATCCCAACGACTGTCCCACCACCCGATTTTGCTGTACACCCCGAATAGTCTGAGAGCCGCCGAGTCCTTCCCTGATTCGATAAGAACTGAATAAAACCGGCAATACATAAAATGGTGTTTCTCCGTGGATATTTCCCTGATATTTCACTCGCGTGGCAATAGTCAGCTGCTCCGGTATCACCGGGAAATACTGCCGGTGCGTAATTGATGCAATAGTATAGGTTTCTTCGCTTCCAAGCGTATTCATAAAGTGTGTAACGAAGGCTTCGCTCCAGACACCGGATTCCGGCGCCATATCCGCATCTCTGGAATCATAAACGAATCCTCCCTTCAGATAGCGGGCCTTTCCCCCGTTGGCCTCCTCCTGCGGAATTAAATTGACGTTCCGTAAATCGGAATACAATGTGCGATTTGGGAGATCGGCATCGAATTGATGCGTTCGGGTCTGCCTGATTTCGATGTCCAGCAGACCGATCCCGCTAATCCAGCGCCAGTTTCCGATGAGGTCACCCTGCAAATCTGCCGTGAGCCGCCACATGGTTCGATCGTAGGTGTAATACAGTCGACTGATATATTCATCCGCATCATAGCGAGGGTCATCGGGAGTGGAGATTTCAACGGCGGGACGATACGGCGACCCGTATCCGTTCATCCCATAGAAAGGCTGAAGCATATCCGTTTCATATCCGATAAATCCGGTCAACCGCAAACCGGATTCACCGAACTCAGGTAGATCCATAAACGCTGTGACAGTTTGACTTGCCCGGGTCGTGTGGCCAAAACTGAGCCGAAACATTTGCTCGTAATTCGGATACCGGCTTCCGTCTCCGAAATTATAGAAATCTGCAGTTGCTCCGTATTCGATCCCCTTGTCCGAGTTGTATCCCAGAGAAGGAACGGCGCCGATTGTCCAGCCATCATGTGTCCGCGTTGTATCTGCGCTGTAGGCGGGGGAATTAACGGCGAAAGCCGCAAGTAAAGTAATAAACAGAGATATTGACCGAATCTTCAGATTCACAAGGAGGACTAACTAATTTCGCCGGTAAATTTGAGGGTCGTACTACTCAGCGAATCGCCGGAAGCACACAGGTAAACGATGGCTTCGGCAATCTCCTCCAGATCGACCCAACTGCTGGTGTCGACATCCGGCATTGCGTTGCGGTTTGCTTCACTGTTTATCGTGGACGGAGCTAATGCGTAGCAGCGGATCCCATCTTTGCCGTATTCACTGGCGGCCGCTTCTGTCAGCGAGGCCACCGCCGCTTTAGACGCCGCATAGATCGCATTGCCGGGCTGTCCTCCAAACACAGCCATGGACGAAAAATTGATGATTTTGCCATCCTGCTGTTCAGCCATCACCGGTAAAACCGACTTCATAATGTGAAACGTCGGCTTCAGATCCATATTCAGCATTTTGTCCAGTTCTTCACCCGAGTGCTCGTGGAGCCGTTTGCCGCCGAGCCAGCCGCCGATTGGATTTACCAGAAAATCAACCCTACCGAACGTGTCAATGGTCTCCGTAACGGCTACTTCTGCCTGTTCAAAATCATTCAAATCAGCCTGCAAAATTTTGACCCGACCGGGATACCCCTCCCTGACTTTTTCCAACGATTCCCTGTGCCGGTCACTCCGGTACACTACCGCGACTTTAAGATCCGCCTGTAATAGTGTTTCAGTCACGTAGGACCCTACTGAGCCGCCGGCCCCGGTGACCATTGCGACTTTACCTTCCAACGATTGCATGGAATTCCCGCCTCCTTCCCGGTTATTTTTCCTAAGGTTATGAATATAGGAGTCTGCCCGGATTCTCAACAGGGGAATTCTTATGTTCAGTCATTCCGACCGAGCCCGACTCGTCGGGGGAGCGGAGGAATCTGGTAAAGGAATCTCCAGAGGTAATCAGACGATATCCTTCCCCGAAGGGATCCCGTTGGGGCGGCTCGCTTCGCTCGCTCAGGATGACTGGTGGGGTCTTTCCGATGTGAAATGATGAAGAAAATAAGTCATTCCGACCGACCCCGATTCATCGGGGGAGCGGAGGAATCTGGCAACTTACACTTCAGAAGCAATTTGAGTGAGATCCCTCGGCTCTCCTGCCGGGGTTCCTTCCTTGAGTCTGCCATTGGACGGAATCCCACCCAGAAAATCATTCATCACGCCACGGCGGGATGGCGAAATAAAAAGAACCGTCGGCGACCCTGACAAGGGATCACCGACGGGGGATTAGCTTCGCCTCGCAATGAGATTGCGAGGCTGCGTTGTCTTGAACTTTCGTAACCATAAATTCTCGCTGAAAAGCAGGTACCTCCGTAATTACGACGATGAGAACAGTCCCACATGAATCTCTGTGGGACGGATTCTTCCCGATTGCATAGAGACCTCGTTCAGGATGACTTTAATTGTTAATTTTCCCAGAATACAATTAGTGGTAAAAATCCTAAAATACCGTTACCCCTCCTCGGTGATTCTTCGTAAATTTTCATCCGATTATGGTAAAGACTCCGACATACATTCGATATGTCTCCCAATCCGATAAAGTAATCCCCGTATCCTATGCCTGACTTTATCACATCCACCTACTTTTTGCTGGCAGTGGTTATTGCGCTCGGTATCATCCTGGGGAATTTCAGGTACAAAGGCATTTCCCTGGATAATTCCGGCGTCCTTTTTATTGCGTTACTCGCCGGACACCTTGGGTTTATAATTCCCACCGATTTTCAGGATATCGGCCTCGTGCTGTTTATCTTCACAATCGGCATCCAGGCCGGACCGGGATTTTTTGAGTCGTTCAAGCGGCAGGGGCAGTCGCTGATTCTCTCCACCGTTACTCTGGTTTTGACCGCTACCGTCGTGACTGTTATCGTGGCCCTGCTGTTCCGCGTGGACTTCAACCTGGCCGTTGGCCTACTGACTGGCGCGCTCACCAGTACGCCCGGTTTGGCGGCAGCTATCGAAGGCACGAATTCCCCCCTGGCATCCATTGGCTACGGAGTGGCCTATCCGTTCGGCGTTATTGGCGTCATCCTGTTTGTCCGTCTGATTCCAAAGATATTCCGGGCCGACCTCGAACGGGAACGGGATGCCTACCAGGAGGCGGAGCAGGAGGATTATCCGGAGCTCCGGGGACAAAACTTTATCGTAGAGAACCAGAATATCTCCGGGAAGACTCTGCGTGAGTTGAAAGTGTACAAGATGACCGGCGCCAATATCTCCCGGGTACAGCGCGGCGAAAAGGCCAGCAGCCCGACGCCGGAAACAACGCTGGAGACCGGCGACCTGATCCGGGCTGTGGGAACCGAAGAGGCGCTGCACCGGCTGGAGCTGCTCGTTGGTCACCAGACGGATGAAGAGATTCCGTTAAGCCAGGATTACGATTTTCAGTGGGTATTAGTGACGAACAAAAATGTCGCCAATAAAAAGATCGGAGAACTGAATTTGCTCGAACGGTACAACACGACCGTCACCCGAATCAGGCGCGGCGGTCTGGAAATTACGCCCCAGCCGCACCGGCAAATCCGGTACGGCGACCGGCTGATGATTATCTCCACCAAAGATAATCTCTCGCGCGCCATAGAAATCCTTGGAAACGAGGAGCGGCAGCTCTCCAAAACCGACTTCCTGCCTATCGCCCTGGGAATTGTCATCGGCGTACTCATCGGACAAGTCCCGATTCCGCTTTTTGGCCTCACGACCATTCACCTCGGTCTGACCGGCGGCGTGCTGGCGACGGCGCTTATACTGAGCCGCATCGGCAAAACCGGGCCAATCATCTGGTCCATGTCCTGGCCGGCAAACAATCTGCTGCGCCAGCTGGGATTGTTATTCTTTCTGGCGTCCGTGGGCACCCATGCCGGCGCCGAGATCGCCGGGACGTTCACCCAGTACGGGCCAAAACTCTTTCTCATCGGGGCAATCATCACAATTATTCCAATGATAGTAATGACGCTGGTGGCGTATTTTGCCTTCGGAATGAATTTTCTGGTCCTGCTCGGCGTCCTGACCGGAAGCATGACCAGCACCCCCGGCCTGGCTGCGGTGGATTCGCTCACCGAATCCAACGCGCCACAAGTCTCCTACGCCACAGTCTATCCCATCGCACTCGTCTGTATCATTATAATTGCGCAGGTGTTGGGAGCGCTGTAATATTGTTTGAGGGTTCGGGTGTTTATCCCCCAATGAGCTCCGAATGGCTGCATGGAAAGTCACTCTGGGCTTGTCGAAGAGGACCTTCCCACATGCTCTAAAGCAACTTTAGTGAGGGCTACATTTCTCAGATAGTAATCTATTTCATCAACACAACTCGAAGGGTTTTGACTACCACAGAAGGCTGGTCAGCGATCTTATATCTGATTCGCACCAGGTATACACCGCTCGCCACTGACGGTCCCGCATCGGATTCTCCATCCCAGCGAAGGGAATGTCGGCCGGCGTCAACGCGTGCATTGTGCAGCGTCTCCACCTTCTGTCCCAGCAGATTGTATACGCCGGCATTGATCTCACCCGGTGTCGGGACGGTATACTCGATGGTCGTCTCCGTGTTAAACGGGTTCGGGTAGTTTTGGGAGACGTGAAAAATTTCAGGAATTCGGCTCTCATCCTGAACCTCCACCGGAACACTCCCGGTGGCCGCCCAGAGCCGTGGCACTCCAGTGTGGTCAGAGTTCCATAGAATCACTACTTCGTATGCATCCAGTCCCGATCGAATGTGGGCGATAACTGGTGTTATGTCCGCTCCGGAATTTTTGGTGACACGAACAGGGCGCTCCTCAGATGATGCGCATTTCACAAAGATTTCTCTGTTACCACGATATTCGGCGTCCCAGGCTATCAGCATGTTATTCTTGTCTGGATACCCCAGCGTCAGGTGGGCTGAATTATCGCCAATAAGTGGAATCTTTACTACTGAAGTCCATGCTGACCATCCCTGATGGGGCCCCCACATGGTTGAATCGAAGCAGTCCTCCGATATCAATATTGCAGCATAGTTCTTTGAACCATCGCTTACCAACCATCCCGCGCGTGGTTGTAGTCCAAATCCCTGCACGACCTGAATTTCGGAGGTATTTGAATTTACGGTGGCATGGGGCACCAGATCTCCCCAATAAGGCTCTGTACAGCCGACAAAACAAAATCCCCTCTGATAGTACGTGGTACTTACTGACATTGATGATTCAGTCTCGACGAGTGCGACAACCTGATAATCGGGTATATCGCCTCCCCATAACGTCGCAAACTTGAAATCCTGTATCCTGGGTGTTCGGAATTCATCCTCAGCGAATATAATAGTATCCGAATTTAACACCTGATTCTCTGTCAAGTCATAGCGGAACTCATAAAAAAAGGAATCCTGATAGGTGGTGTACGTAAAAGTTACTTGATTCGTATTTCCCCAGGGTGTATTAAAAATTCGGTACTCATCTAAACCGGAGAACCATTGAACAGAGTCGGGTTGAAGCCATCCACCATCAGATGATATCTTTCGAAGTAGCATGAGCATTGAATCTGATGTACTTTTATTCATCTCCAGCCAGATAACGGCCATATACTCAGAATCCCATTTCCCGTGATATTGTGGGAAATAGCTCGAATCCGTTGACTGGGAGATGTTCAGAACTTCTAATGCTAACTCTTCGTTCTCAAACCAAAACTTTCCCAGAAAGATGTCGGAGATGTGGCGTGTCGTCCTCCCTTCAAACAGGACGACTGCAGTATCGACGGAACGCTCAAAATTTTCAACGACAATCGGCCGGCTCAGGACTTCTATGGAATCGGCGACTAAGATTTGGTTCGTCCATTCGGCTTGTACTGTGGGTCCGGATAAAAGCAGCAACACCAGTCCGCATAAACGAATACATCGTTTCATGTCACACTCCTGACGAGTAAAACCAACGCAAAGGGCACAACTGTTATAATATTACTCCCGGCAAACACGGAAATCAATAGTGGAAAAAAAAGCCCCGCCGGGTTCTGCAGGGCTGAATTTGTGTGACAGTTTTTTTAGGATGGAAATTCATTTCATCCAATCATCTGGCGAAACATCAGGGTAATCGTACGATTAGGATTACGATGAAGAGTAAGCGCCTCCCCCCTTCTTCAATTTTCATTCTTCATTCTTCAATATTCACTCTTCATTCTGCATTCTTTAATCCAAATGACACAGTGGAGCCTTGGTAATTGGACATTGGATATTCAATTTGCTCCTTTCTCCTTTCTCCTTTTTTTATTCCCCAATCACCTTCACCAGCACTCGCTTCGACCGACGGCCGTCGAATTCGCCGTAAAATATCTGCTCCCAGGGACCGAAGTCCAGTTTGCCGCCGGTGATAGCCACTACCACTTCTCTGCCCATAATCTGGCGCTTGTGGTGGGCATCGCCATTATCTTCCCCGGTGCGATTGTGATTGTACGTCTCCGGACTGGGATCAAACGGCGCCAATTCCTCCAGCCACTCCTTATAGTCCTGGTGCAATCCTGGCTCGGCGTCATTGATAAAAACACTGGCGGTGATGTGCATCGCATTGACCAGCACCATCCCCTCCTGTACTCCGGATTCATTAAAAATCTGTTCTACGTCTCTGGTAATATTTTTAAAATCCATGCGGGCAGGGATGTTGAAGGTCAGGTATTCCGTGGTTGATTTCATGGTAGACTCCTTTCGCCAATAAATTAATACCGTCTAAATTTATCACTCCCAATATAAAAACCTCTTTGTTTCCTATCAGGAACTTCTTGTCATCAGACTCGGATTATTTATATTGCACCGTGATGACAGTGATAACACCAGACCGATTAGCGCCGGGAAAGCATTTCGGGGAAGCCCGGCAATTCCTGGGGCATTTTGGAATTCAGGAGCAGTCGCCTACCCTGGACCACCTGGAGACAATCGCCCAAGAGTTCAGCCGGATCCCGTACGAGAATATCAGCAAAATTATCAACTTTGCGAAACACGGCGAACAGACCGGTTTTCGTCTGCCGGACACTATCTACGAGGATTATCGCAATTTTCGCCTGGGCGGCACCTGTTTTTCTCTGACCTGGTATCTGCTGGAAATCCTCCGAAACTGCGGTTACGACTGTGATCCTATCCTGGGAGACATGAAATGGGGTAAGAATGTGCACTCGGCAATTCTGGTGTATTTCAATGAGGGGGTTTATCTCGTTGACCCAGGCTATATGATTCACCAACCACTCCTGATTTCCCAGGATACCCAACAGCGTCACCTGACGCCTCACTCCGGTATCGAAATCCGGTTTAATCGAGAGGTGGAACGGTATGACGTCTACACCTTTCGTAATGGCAATTTTACGTGGCGCTATCGCTTCACGGCATCCGGCGTGGATTCGGAGGAATTCAGTCAGCACTGGATAGCCTCGTTTACAAAACCCACCATGAATGGCATTATACTTACCCGCACCGCCGGTGGTGAAATGATTTATATCCACGACGATTTCACCAAGGTAACCGGACATGAAAAAGTCCAGCGGCATAAATCCAGAGATGTTGCGGAAAAGCTCATCCTGAACGAGTTCGGTATCCCGTTGGACTTGGTTGAGGAAGCCCGGCATTCCCTGGAAATAAACCGAGAAGTAACGAAAGAAACCGTCGATGCAACCGACTGAACCGGATCCCGTCAAACTGTTTATCGGTGTACTATACTCCGATGAGCAGAGAATGGAACAGGCGCTAAAAATAGGCGAGGAGTCATTCAGCGCCGTCGATTACCGGAGCGAAACATTTCCGTTCGAAGTGACCGATTACTATGCCGACGAGATGGGCACTCCGATCTTCCGGATGTTCGTGAGTTTTACAGAGCTGGTGAACCCTGGAATCCTTGCTTCAGCCAAAATTCGGTGCAATGAGATCGAGGAAACGGCCGCCGTTGACGGAGAGCGTACGGTAAACCTGGACATCGGCTATATGGATTTCCACAAAGTGGTGTTGGCGTCGGCAAAGTTCAATGGACAGAAGATCTATCTGGACTATGGCATCTATGCTGATCCTACACTTTATTATAGAAAAGGCTCATTCCATCCGTATGACTGGTCCTTCCCGGATTTTAAGGAGTCGGATCGGTATTACGAGAGCTTGCTGGAAATCAGAAACATTTACAAAAAACAAATGAAAAACTAATTTTTGAAGGAGGCCGGCCTGCAAGGACTCAAGCATCTATTTACAAATTGCTGAACTACATGCTAGCATTTAGGCCCTTCAAACCGAACACGTATTTACCTTGCCTTGATATGAAACCTAATCCATACTTCGAACCCGAACCTCAGTATTCTCATAATCACGTAATAATTTCACTAATTCACTCACGTCCGTATTACCATAATGATACGGATAGAGTATTTTCGGCTGAAACATTGTCACGGCGTCGACAACCATCTTTGGAGTCATGGTATACGGCAAATTCATCGGCAGGAAGGCGATATCAATTTCGGTCAGGTCCGCCATTTCCGGAACATTTTCCGTGTCGCCGGCAACGTAGACCTTTATATCGC from Candidatus Neomarinimicrobiota bacterium includes the following:
- a CDS encoding arylamine N-acetyltransferase — protein: MMTVITPDRLAPGKHFGEARQFLGHFGIQEQSPTLDHLETIAQEFSRIPYENISKIINFAKHGEQTGFRLPDTIYEDYRNFRLGGTCFSLTWYLLEILRNCGYDCDPILGDMKWGKNVHSAILVYFNEGVYLVDPGYMIHQPLLISQDTQQRHLTPHSGIEIRFNREVERYDVYTFRNGNFTWRYRFTASGVDSEEFSQHWIASFTKPTMNGIILTRTAGGEMIYIHDDFTKVTGHEKVQRHKSRDVAEKLILNEFGIPLDLVEEARHSLEINREVTKETVDATD
- a CDS encoding secondary thiamine-phosphate synthase enzyme YjbQ, whose product is MKSTTEYLTFNIPARMDFKNITRDVEQIFNESGVQEGMVLVNAMHITASVFINDAEPGLHQDYKEWLEELAPFDPSPETYNHNRTGEDNGDAHHKRQIMGREVVVAITGGKLDFGPWEQIFYGEFDGRRSKRVLVKVIGE
- a CDS encoding DUF4416 family protein, producing the protein MQPTEPDPVKLFIGVLYSDEQRMEQALKIGEESFSAVDYRSETFPFEVTDYYADEMGTPIFRMFVSFTELVNPGILASAKIRCNEIEETAAVDGERTVNLDIGYMDFHKVVLASAKFNGQKIYLDYGIYADPTLYYRKGSFHPYDWSFPDFKESDRYYESLLEIRNIYKKQMKN